Proteins encoded together in one Pseudoroseomonas cervicalis window:
- a CDS encoding peptide chain release factor 1: protein MSEREMEAKLVELDRLLNDPEVRMDPHRVWSLLQEISGASQAAATQRAA, encoded by the coding sequence ATGTCCGAACGTGAGATGGAAGCCAAGCTGGTCGAGCTGGACCGGCTGCTGAACGACCCCGAGGTGCGGATGGACCCGCATCGCGTCTGGTCCCTGCTGCAAGAGATCTCCGGCGCCAGCCAGGCCGCCGCAACCCAGCGCGCCGCCTGA
- the pdxH gene encoding pyridoxamine 5'-phosphate oxidase — translation MTAPIAATEPFALFRDWLQEAEASEPNDPNAMTLATTTPEGFPSARIVLLKGLDERGFVFFTNRQSRKGGELAANPRAALIFHWKTQRRQVRVEGAVEQVTDAESDAYYATRPRLSRLGAWASRQSRPLSGRAELEAALAEAEARHPGEEIPRPPHWGGYRVLPSRIEFWQDMPFRLHDRRVFHAAPEGWRIESLYP, via the coding sequence ATGACCGCGCCGATCGCCGCCACCGAACCTTTCGCGCTGTTCCGCGACTGGCTGCAGGAGGCCGAGGCCTCCGAGCCGAACGACCCCAACGCCATGACGCTGGCGACCACGACGCCGGAGGGCTTCCCCTCCGCCCGCATCGTGCTGCTGAAGGGGCTGGATGAGCGCGGCTTCGTCTTCTTCACCAACCGGCAGAGCCGCAAGGGCGGGGAGCTGGCCGCCAATCCGCGCGCCGCGCTGATCTTCCACTGGAAGACCCAGCGCCGCCAGGTGCGCGTCGAGGGCGCGGTGGAGCAGGTTACCGACGCCGAATCCGACGCCTATTACGCGACCCGCCCGCGGCTGTCGCGGCTGGGCGCCTGGGCCTCGCGCCAGTCCCGCCCGCTCTCCGGCCGGGCCGAGCTGGAGGCCGCCCTGGCCGAGGCCGAGGCGCGCCACCCGGGCGAGGAGATCCCGCGCCCGCCGCATTGGGGCGGCTACCGCGTGCTGCCCTCGCGCATCGAGTTCTGGCAGGACATGCCCTTCCGCCTGCATGACCGCCGCGTCTTCCACGCCGCCCCCGAAGGCTGGCGGATCGAGTCGCTCTACCCGTGA
- a CDS encoding bifunctional aminoglycoside phosphotransferase/ATP-binding protein yields MSIPAGQAEAAALLGRLTGAAPVETHISAVYVGRDRVLKLKKAVALEFLDFTSLAAREHFCRRELVLNAPAAPGLYRGVHALSRGPDGALRLDGDGAAEEFVLEMAPLPAADFLDAVAARGALDAPLQDALGDAVAAMHARLAPVEGWVPEAALRRVARECRNAGLATGLPEARIAAWATALEAAIVRLAPFLAARAAAGRVRRCHGDLHLANLVLWEGRPVPFDALEFDEALATIDTGYDLAFLLADLMLRVGPGAANRVLNRYVARSGDAELVRGLPLWLSLRFLIRAHCLQRIGQDGLPWLAAAEAALRPAPPRLLAVGGLPGTGKSHWARHWAPALGAVPGALILRSDEIRKRRHGLAPETRLPPEAYAPAESAAVHAELFALAEAALRGGHSVIADAAFLDPVLRQRIADVAAALGLPFQGVWLEAPLELLRQRVAARRGDASDAGVAVLESMAAAEAGPIEWRRLDVTGTMPETAP; encoded by the coding sequence GTGAGCATCCCGGCCGGGCAGGCGGAGGCGGCCGCGCTGCTCGGCCGGCTGACCGGGGCCGCGCCGGTGGAGACGCATATCTCCGCCGTCTATGTCGGCCGCGACCGGGTGCTGAAGCTGAAGAAGGCGGTGGCGCTCGAATTCCTCGACTTCACCAGCCTGGCGGCGCGCGAGCATTTCTGCCGGCGCGAGCTGGTGCTGAACGCCCCCGCCGCCCCCGGCCTGTATCGCGGCGTGCATGCGCTGAGCCGCGGCCCGGATGGCGCGCTGCGGCTCGATGGCGACGGCGCGGCCGAGGAATTCGTGCTGGAGATGGCGCCGCTGCCGGCGGCCGATTTCCTCGATGCCGTCGCGGCGCGCGGCGCGCTGGACGCGCCGCTGCAGGATGCGCTGGGCGATGCGGTGGCCGCCATGCATGCGCGGCTGGCCCCGGTCGAGGGCTGGGTGCCGGAGGCGGCGTTGCGCCGCGTGGCGCGCGAATGCCGCAATGCCGGCCTGGCCACCGGCCTGCCCGAGGCCCGCATCGCGGCCTGGGCCACGGCGCTGGAGGCGGCCATTGTCCGTCTGGCGCCCTTCCTGGCCGCCCGCGCCGCCGCGGGGCGGGTGCGGCGCTGCCATGGCGACCTGCACCTGGCCAATCTGGTGCTGTGGGAGGGCCGGCCGGTGCCCTTCGACGCGCTGGAATTCGACGAGGCGCTGGCCACCATCGACACCGGCTACGACCTGGCCTTCCTGCTGGCCGATCTGATGCTGCGGGTCGGCCCCGGCGCCGCCAACCGGGTGCTGAACCGCTATGTGGCGCGCAGCGGCGATGCGGAGCTGGTGCGGGGGCTGCCGCTCTGGCTGTCGCTGCGCTTCCTGATCCGCGCCCATTGCCTGCAGCGCATCGGCCAGGACGGGCTGCCCTGGCTGGCGGCGGCCGAGGCCGCCTTGCGCCCGGCGCCGCCGCGGCTGCTGGCGGTGGGCGGGCTGCCCGGCACCGGCAAGAGCCATTGGGCCCGGCACTGGGCGCCGGCGCTCGGCGCCGTGCCCGGCGCGCTGATCCTGCGCAGCGACGAGATCCGCAAGCGCCGGCACGGCCTGGCGCCCGAGACCCGCCTGCCGCCGGAGGCCTATGCGCCCGCCGAAAGCGCCGCCGTGCATGCGGAGCTGTTCGCGCTGGCCGAGGCGGCGCTGCGCGGCGGGCACAGCGTCATCGCCGATGCCGCCTTCCTCGACCCTGTTCTGCGGCAGCGCATCGCCGATGTGGCGGCGGCGCTGGGCCTGCCCTTCCAGGGCGTCTGGCTGGAGGCGCCGCTCGAGCTGCTGCGGCAGCGCGTGGCGGCGCGGCGCGGCGATGCCTCGGATGCCGGGGTGGCGGTGCTGGAGAGCATGGCGGCGGCGGAGGCCGGGCCGATCGAATGGCGCCGGCTGGACGTCACCGGGACGATGCCGGAGACCGCCCCCTAG
- the fabI gene encoding enoyl-ACP reductase FabI, with protein MEAADPQAKIPTGTLMAGKRGLIMGVANDRSIAWGIARALAAQGAEIAFTYQGEALEKRVRPLVESIGADILLPCDVTDEASIDAVFAALEQRWGKMDFLVHAIGFADKQFLRGRYLDTPREAFLQALDISCFSFVSVSRRAAALMPEGGSLLTLSYLGAERVTPHYNVMGVAKAALEASVRYMAVDVGGQNIRVNAISAGPIKTLAASGIGDFRYILKWNQYNSPLKRNATIEDVGGAGLYLLSDLGAGVTGEVHHVDCGYHVVGMKAVDAPDISVV; from the coding sequence ATGGAAGCTGCCGATCCCCAAGCGAAGATCCCCACCGGCACGCTGATGGCCGGCAAGCGCGGCCTCATCATGGGTGTCGCCAATGACCGCTCCATCGCCTGGGGGATCGCCCGCGCCCTGGCCGCGCAGGGGGCCGAGATCGCCTTCACCTATCAGGGGGAGGCGCTGGAGAAGCGCGTCCGCCCGCTGGTGGAGAGCATCGGCGCCGATATCCTGCTGCCCTGCGACGTCACCGACGAGGCCAGCATCGACGCCGTCTTCGCCGCGCTGGAGCAGCGCTGGGGCAAGATGGACTTCCTGGTCCACGCCATCGGCTTCGCCGACAAGCAGTTCCTGCGCGGCCGCTATTTGGACACCCCGCGCGAGGCCTTCCTGCAGGCGCTCGACATCTCCTGCTTCTCCTTCGTCTCGGTCAGCCGCCGGGCGGCGGCGCTGATGCCGGAGGGCGGCTCGCTGCTGACCCTGTCCTATCTGGGGGCGGAGCGCGTCACGCCGCATTACAACGTCATGGGCGTGGCCAAGGCGGCGCTGGAGGCCAGCGTGCGCTACATGGCGGTCGATGTCGGCGGCCAGAACATCCGCGTCAACGCCATCAGCGCCGGCCCGATCAAGACGCTGGCGGCCAGCGGCATCGGCGATTTCCGCTACATCCTGAAGTGGAACCAGTACAATTCGCCGCTGAAGCGCAACGCCACCATCGAGGATGTCGGCGGCGCGGGGCTGTACCTGCTCTCCGATCTCGGCGCCGGCGTCACCGGCGAGGTGCACCATGTCGATTGCGGCTACCATGTCGTCGGCATGAAGGCGGTCGACGCGCCGGACATCTCGGTCGTCTGA
- the aroC gene encoding chorismate synthase, which produces MSHNSFGHLFRVTSWGESHGPAIGGVVDGCPAGIPLTEADIQPFLDRRRPGQSKFVTQRQEPDQVRILSGVFEGLTTGTPISLLIENQDQRSKDYGEIKDRFRPGHADLAYHLKYGVRDYRGGGRSSARETAVRVAAGAIARKLLGPEVVIRGAMVQMGPLGIDRARLDWAETDRNPFFCPDPGAVAAWEEKLAATRKSGSSLGAVIELVAEGVPVGLGAPLYGKLDADLAAALMSINAVKGVEIGEGFASAALDGEANADEMRMGANGEVDFLSNHAGGILGGISTGQPVVARFAVKPTSSILTPRRSVDRFGQEVEVLTKGRHDPCVGIRAVPVGEAMLACVLADHLLRHRAQNPDAPSRPRLPRN; this is translated from the coding sequence ATGTCCCACAACAGTTTCGGCCATCTCTTCCGCGTCACCAGCTGGGGCGAGAGCCATGGTCCGGCGATTGGCGGCGTGGTGGATGGCTGCCCGGCCGGCATTCCGCTCACCGAGGCCGACATCCAGCCTTTCCTGGACCGCCGCCGCCCCGGCCAGAGCAAATTCGTCACCCAGCGGCAGGAGCCCGACCAGGTCCGCATCCTGTCCGGCGTGTTCGAGGGGCTGACCACCGGCACGCCGATCAGCCTGCTGATCGAGAACCAGGACCAGCGCAGCAAGGATTACGGGGAGATCAAGGACCGCTTCCGCCCCGGCCATGCCGACCTGGCCTATCACCTGAAATACGGCGTGCGGGATTATCGCGGCGGCGGCCGTTCCAGCGCGCGGGAGACGGCGGTGCGGGTCGCCGCCGGCGCCATTGCCCGCAAGCTGCTGGGGCCGGAGGTGGTGATCCGCGGCGCCATGGTGCAGATGGGCCCGCTCGGCATCGACCGCGCCCGCCTCGACTGGGCGGAAACCGACAGAAATCCCTTTTTCTGCCCCGATCCCGGCGCCGTCGCCGCCTGGGAGGAGAAGCTCGCCGCCACCCGCAAATCCGGCTCCTCGCTCGGCGCCGTCATCGAGCTGGTGGCGGAGGGCGTGCCGGTCGGCCTCGGCGCGCCGCTTTATGGCAAGCTGGATGCCGACCTCGCCGCCGCGCTGATGAGCATCAATGCGGTGAAGGGCGTCGAGATCGGCGAGGGCTTTGCGAGTGCCGCGCTGGATGGCGAGGCCAATGCCGATGAGATGCGCATGGGCGCCAATGGCGAGGTCGATTTCCTCTCCAACCATGCCGGCGGCATCCTGGGCGGCATCTCCACCGGCCAGCCGGTGGTGGCGCGTTTCGCGGTGAAGCCCACCTCCTCCATCCTGACGCCGCGCCGCTCGGTCGACCGCTTCGGCCAGGAGGTGGAGGTGCTGACCAAGGGCCGCCACGACCCCTGCGTCGGCATCCGCGCCGTGCCGGTGGGCGAGGCGATGCTGGCCTGCGTGCTGGCCGACCACCTGCTGCGCCACCGCGCGCAGAACCCGGACGCGCCGAGCCGCCCCCGCCTGCCGCGCAACTGA